The nucleotide window CAAGATGCAGATGCTCTCCGGCAAAGGGGAACGGCGCAGCGAGACCTCTTCCGCTCCTTCAGCCGGCGGCAGTTACGACGAGCCCCCCTTCCAGGACGACGACATCCCGTTCTAGGGACCGGTGGAACAGACAAAGGATTGATCCATAATTTCGGCCGCAAATCTCAGGGTTTACGGCCATTTTTTCTGTCCTTACTCGGCAGAAGCCGGCATGCCGTCCCCGCGGCACCTATGAGTACGCCGGCAAACAATTATTTTTTACCAATCATTGTAACCTTTTGTGCCGCAGCACCGTTTTTCATGCAGAAAGCCACCTGTTCGGCCGACACCGGCAGAACCGCCACGGCGCCCAAATCGGGGAACAACTCCGGTTTTTGACAGTAGATGGGGGGATAAGAACATGAGATACACCTATAAATTGACGCCATTTTTCATGCTGTTGGCACTGAATGGTTGCGCAACCCTTCCGACGGGTCCGAGCGTAAACGTTCTGCCTACCAGCGGAAAATCGTTCGATGTATTCCGGGCTGAAGACGCGACCTGCAGACAATGGGCGGACCAGCAGATTGGCGGGCCGGCCCAGCAGACCTATGAAAAGAATGTCGCTACCGGAGCCGTCGCAGGTACCGCCATCGGAACGGGACTGGGGGCGGCCATAGGTTCAGGCTCCGGTCACACCGGCGCAGGTGCCCTGATCGGAGCTGCCAGCGGTCTTCTGGTCGGATCGGCTGTCGGTTCCGATTCGGGCCGTGTTTATGGCATGGAAGCCCAGCGGCGGTACGACAACAGCTACATCCAGTGCATGTACTCCTATGGGAATCAGGTACCCGGCTACCGGCCCACTGTCGTCGTTCATCAGCCCGCTGTCATCGCTCCTCCCCCTCCGCCTCCTGCGCCCGTTGCCGTCACTCCTCCGCCTCCTCCCCCCACGGTCGTGACGCAGGCCACCATACCTCCCGTTGAAACCCCGCTTCCACCTCCCCCCGAAGTGCTGCCGGATCCGCAACTGTATCCGCCTGCACCGGAGATCTACGTCGAACGTGCGCCGCAGTTCATCTACTCCCCTGCATTGGGGCTGTACGTGGCGGTCGGGGTGCCGTACGACCTGGTCTATACCGGAGCCGAGTACTTTTATTTCTACGGTGGGCGCTGGTATCGGGGCCCTTATTACAACGGTCCCTGGGTGCTTGCCGTCCGGAGATACTACCCGCCGGTCCTGCTCCGGTATAATATCGGCAGAATCCACCATTTCCGCGATCTGGAATTCAGGCGTTACGAACACGACAAAGCCCATTATGACGGGCGGTTCCACTACCCCGAATTTCGGCGCAGATAGTAGGTCGTCACCATCGATGCGGAACCGGGCAGC belongs to Geobacter sp. SVR and includes:
- a CDS encoding glycine zipper family protein, which gives rise to MRYTYKLTPFFMLLALNGCATLPTGPSVNVLPTSGKSFDVFRAEDATCRQWADQQIGGPAQQTYEKNVATGAVAGTAIGTGLGAAIGSGSGHTGAGALIGAASGLLVGSAVGSDSGRVYGMEAQRRYDNSYIQCMYSYGNQVPGYRPTVVVHQPAVIAPPPPPPAPVAVTPPPPPPTVVTQATIPPVETPLPPPPEVLPDPQLYPPAPEIYVERAPQFIYSPALGLYVAVGVPYDLVYTGAEYFYFYGGRWYRGPYYNGPWVLAVRRYYPPVLLRYNIGRIHHFRDLEFRRYEHDKAHYDGRFHYPEFRRR